A region of Pleionea litopenaei DNA encodes the following proteins:
- a CDS encoding helix-turn-helix domain-containing protein, with the protein MIRCHLARLMGERKMRISDVMRETGLSRTTVTLLYKETALKVDLEALDKLCDLFNCDIHELLEKSPAASTVNENTK; encoded by the coding sequence ATGATCCGCTGCCACCTAGCCCGATTAATGGGTGAGAGAAAAATGCGCATTAGCGACGTGATGCGAGAAACCGGCCTAAGCCGTACCACCGTCACGCTACTTTACAAAGAAACGGCGCTTAAGGTGGACTTAGAGGCATTAGATAAACTGTGCGATTTGTTTAACTGCGATATACACGAACTACTCGAAAAATCGCCTGCGGCCTCCACTGTGAATGAGAATACAAAATGA
- a CDS encoding type I restriction-modification system subunit M, giving the protein MTLINIKDLEAHLWHAAHIITGPIDASDYKTYIFPILFFKRICDVYDEEFIDAMEQVGDEELAKGDMFHRIQIPQECHWKDVFAETKDIGQALKDAFRGIELANPKLHGIFGDASWTNKERLSDELLATLLNHFNKVNLGVASVRDDDMGRAYEYLIKRFADKANKKAGEFYTPRTIVRLMVNILDPQAGESVYDPACGTGGMLLETIHHVKENGGDPRLLKIKGQEKNLTTEAIARMNLFLHGQEDFDIVRGDTLREPKFLVNDRLETFDCVIANPPFSLKEWGYDLWSADPYGRKQYGLAPKTNGDFAWVQHMFASLNKQGRMAVVLPHGVLFRGGAEGAIRTKLLQENRIEAIIGVASNLFYGTGIPACILVLRKSRPADHQDHVLIINAEEIFTKGRAQNTLSNDQADEIFNIYRQQETLGPKAEEIEGVARWVALTEIEENDFNLNIARYVQKPLEEETITVEEALKDFQQKLAALEHAENELEALLIKEGFEL; this is encoded by the coding sequence ATGACCCTAATTAACATCAAAGACCTCGAAGCACATCTCTGGCATGCAGCCCACATTATTACCGGGCCTATCGATGCATCGGACTACAAAACTTATATTTTCCCGATCCTCTTTTTTAAGCGCATTTGCGATGTGTACGACGAGGAATTTATCGACGCCATGGAACAAGTGGGCGATGAAGAGCTTGCCAAGGGCGACATGTTTCACCGCATTCAAATTCCACAAGAGTGCCACTGGAAAGACGTTTTTGCCGAAACCAAAGACATAGGCCAAGCCTTAAAAGATGCGTTTCGCGGTATTGAACTGGCTAACCCAAAGCTACACGGCATATTCGGCGATGCCAGCTGGACCAACAAAGAACGTCTGTCGGATGAACTCTTAGCTACCTTGCTTAACCATTTCAACAAAGTGAACCTGGGTGTAGCGTCTGTACGTGACGACGATATGGGCCGGGCATATGAATATCTGATCAAACGCTTTGCTGATAAGGCTAATAAAAAGGCCGGTGAGTTCTATACCCCGCGCACCATTGTTCGCCTAATGGTTAACATCCTAGACCCGCAAGCGGGTGAAAGCGTGTACGACCCGGCTTGTGGTACTGGCGGCATGCTACTGGAAACCATCCACCACGTTAAAGAAAACGGTGGTGATCCGCGTTTGCTAAAAATCAAAGGCCAGGAGAAGAACCTCACCACCGAGGCCATTGCCCGCATGAACCTGTTTTTACATGGTCAGGAAGATTTTGACATCGTTCGCGGCGACACCCTGCGTGAGCCGAAGTTTTTGGTGAATGATCGCTTAGAAACCTTTGATTGCGTAATCGCTAACCCGCCATTCAGCCTCAAAGAGTGGGGCTATGATCTCTGGTCTGCCGACCCTTATGGCCGTAAGCAATATGGTTTAGCGCCTAAAACCAACGGTGACTTTGCCTGGGTACAACATATGTTTGCCTCGTTAAACAAGCAAGGGCGCATGGCAGTGGTATTGCCGCATGGCGTGTTATTCCGTGGAGGGGCCGAAGGCGCAATCCGCACCAAGCTGCTGCAAGAAAACCGCATCGAAGCCATCATAGGCGTAGCGTCAAACCTGTTTTATGGCACAGGCATTCCGGCCTGCATTTTAGTACTGCGCAAATCACGCCCAGCCGATCATCAAGATCACGTGCTGATTATTAATGCGGAAGAAATCTTCACCAAAGGCCGTGCGCAAAATACCTTGTCTAATGATCAAGCCGACGAAATTTTTAACATCTATCGCCAGCAAGAAACCTTAGGCCCTAAAGCCGAAGAAATCGAAGGCGTTGCGCGCTGGGTGGCGTTAACTGAGATTGAAGAAAACGACTTCAACCTCAATATTGCACGTTATGTACAAAAACCACTGGAAGAAGAAACCATCACAGTGGAAGAAGCGCTAAAAGACTTCCAACAAAAGCTGGCCGCCCTGGAGCACGCCGAAAATGAACTGGAAGCACTGCTGATCAAGGAAGGGTTTGAATTATGA
- a CDS encoding DUF927 domain-containing protein: MAVDKPSALNQLSASDMPSNEPKLPAGFAYNAQNWLVMQPAGQDSPVKICSWLQVAARTRDPQGDNYGYLLHWLDDDNRHRYWAMPAELLAGDGSEYRRILLSRGMRLSNSVKARQLLSLFIQQMGELATQKAISVNCIGWHHHAYVHPRLTFYPSEHNNPRMVLQTMHPIEGFIQQGSSDSWRQHVGRYCLDNPLLIVGVCAALAAPLLHLCGVDGFGLHLYGASSTGKTAALYPALSVWGEPNQLRHSWRATANGLEGTALAHNDALLALDEMGEVDPKEAGDVAYMLANGQGKTRAGKYGEMRLPARWRLVFLSTGEVTLESHLASIGKRVKAGQQVRVIDLSADAGAQMGVFNHCHDMNAADLADHLKQQSRQHYGSLALDWLRYLTQHSAQVRPVFQNVRQRFLASLPTEADGQVRRVAEKFALLASAGLLAIQAKVLDWSAQSVEAACLSQLNQWILARGGVAANEDQQAIRQVRSFIEQHGESRFTPKQTGYSSQVRQRAGWLDTSGTQTLYLFYPTGWREATEGLSPDRAAKALMAAGYLVPDGNRPQRKVSLPDNTRPRMYCVKGSILDD, encoded by the coding sequence ATGGCCGTGGATAAACCATCTGCATTAAACCAATTATCTGCCAGTGATATGCCTAGCAACGAGCCAAAATTACCGGCTGGTTTTGCTTATAACGCGCAAAACTGGCTGGTGATGCAACCAGCAGGGCAAGATAGCCCAGTCAAAATCTGCTCTTGGCTGCAAGTAGCTGCTCGTACTCGCGATCCACAAGGGGACAACTACGGCTATTTATTGCACTGGTTAGACGATGACAATCGCCATCGCTATTGGGCCATGCCCGCAGAACTCTTAGCAGGAGACGGCAGCGAGTACCGTCGAATCCTACTCAGCCGAGGAATGCGCCTAAGCAACAGTGTCAAAGCGCGGCAGTTGCTCTCGCTGTTTATTCAACAAATGGGCGAACTGGCTACGCAAAAGGCTATCAGCGTGAACTGTATTGGTTGGCATCACCACGCTTATGTGCATCCGCGCCTCACCTTTTACCCAAGCGAACACAACAACCCGCGCATGGTGCTGCAAACCATGCACCCGATAGAAGGCTTTATTCAACAAGGTAGTAGCGACAGTTGGCGGCAGCACGTTGGCCGTTATTGTCTAGATAACCCGCTATTAATTGTTGGCGTTTGTGCTGCGCTGGCCGCGCCTTTGTTGCACTTGTGCGGAGTGGATGGTTTTGGTTTACACCTCTACGGTGCCAGCAGTACTGGTAAAACTGCGGCGCTGTATCCGGCATTATCGGTGTGGGGCGAACCTAATCAACTGCGCCACAGTTGGCGTGCCACGGCCAACGGTTTAGAAGGCACTGCGTTAGCCCATAACGATGCCTTGCTGGCGCTCGATGAAATGGGCGAAGTTGACCCAAAAGAGGCAGGCGATGTCGCTTATATGCTTGCCAATGGCCAAGGTAAAACCCGTGCAGGCAAATACGGTGAAATGCGCTTACCCGCCCGTTGGCGTTTGGTGTTTTTATCTACTGGTGAAGTGACGCTCGAAAGCCATCTTGCCAGTATCGGCAAACGCGTGAAAGCGGGGCAGCAAGTGCGCGTGATTGATCTCAGTGCCGATGCCGGAGCGCAAATGGGCGTGTTTAACCATTGCCATGACATGAATGCCGCCGATTTAGCCGATCATCTAAAACAACAAAGTCGCCAACATTACGGCAGCTTGGCTTTGGACTGGTTACGGTATTTAACGCAGCACAGCGCACAGGTGCGACCCGTTTTCCAAAACGTACGCCAACGTTTTTTAGCTAGCTTACCAACCGAGGCTGACGGCCAAGTGCGCCGGGTCGCCGAAAAGTTTGCCTTACTGGCCAGTGCTGGGTTGTTAGCCATTCAAGCCAAAGTACTCGATTGGTCAGCTCAAAGTGTCGAAGCCGCCTGTTTAAGCCAGCTTAACCAATGGATACTTGCCCGCGGTGGTGTGGCCGCCAATGAAGACCAACAAGCGATTCGCCAAGTGCGTAGCTTTATTGAACAGCATGGTGAAAGCCGTTTTACACCCAAACAAACCGGTTACAGCAGTCAAGTACGCCAGCGTGCAGGTTGGCTTGATACTTCTGGTACACAAACTCTCTACCTGTTTTACCCAACTGGCTGGCGTGAAGCCACCGAAGGCCTAAGCCCAGATCGCGCCGCCAAAGCGCTGATGGCCGCAGGCTACCTAGTCCCTGATGGCAACCGACCACAGCGCAAAGTCAGCCTGCCCGACAACACTCGCCCACGCATGTACTGTGTTAAAGGCAGCATTTTGGATGACTAA